The following proteins are encoded in a genomic region of Tuberibacillus sp. Marseille-P3662:
- a CDS encoding 3-hydroxyacyl-CoA dehydrogenase NAD-binding domain-containing protein, with protein sequence MIESVAVIGAGNMGRSIAQFLLQNNVNVLLIDENDNVARHAEVSIKNQLEKLHEKNCLDEMSAYDLSNLEIGYGLPARLTADLVIEAIPEKLAWKQNLFLKLEDLCSTDTLFATNTSGLSISEIALNLDYPERLIGTHFFTPAAIIPLVEVVKGRETSDATAGYIVDYLNELGKKPVLLQKEVPGFIGNRIQHAIAREAISLLESGVASAEDIDTVVKWSIGLRMVLTGPIEQRDINGLDIHYDIASYLYKDLSHSAAPSPLLKEKVDQGETGLKAGKGFYDWETKDDRNDVKNKDEQLIELIQTIGQNKETGGPLG encoded by the coding sequence ATGATTGAATCTGTCGCAGTTATTGGTGCTGGTAATATGGGCAGGAGTATAGCCCAATTTTTGTTACAAAACAATGTAAACGTTTTATTAATCGATGAAAATGACAATGTTGCAAGACATGCCGAAGTATCAATTAAAAACCAGTTAGAGAAGTTGCATGAAAAAAATTGTTTGGATGAAATGTCAGCTTATGATCTTTCTAATCTCGAAATCGGTTATGGATTACCAGCTAGATTGACAGCTGATCTAGTTATTGAAGCTATTCCGGAAAAATTGGCATGGAAGCAGAATCTGTTTTTGAAGTTGGAAGACCTATGCAGTACAGATACACTATTTGCGACAAACACGTCAGGTCTATCCATTTCTGAAATCGCTTTAAATTTGGATTATCCAGAACGTTTGATTGGCACACATTTTTTTACACCTGCAGCCATTATACCGTTGGTAGAGGTCGTCAAAGGCCGTGAGACTTCTGATGCAACAGCGGGTTATATCGTGGACTATTTAAACGAATTGGGGAAGAAGCCTGTCCTGTTGCAAAAGGAAGTTCCGGGTTTTATCGGTAACCGGATCCAACATGCGATTGCTAGAGAAGCGATATCCTTACTGGAATCAGGAGTAGCGTCTGCTGAGGATATTGATACCGTTGTCAAATGGAGTATTGGTCTTCGCATGGTGCTGACAGGACCCATTGAACAGCGGGATATCAATGGTCTGGATATTCATTATGATATTGCATCTTATTTGTATAAAGATTTGAGTCATTCGGCAGCCCCATCTCCATTGTTAAAAGAAAAGGTAGATCAAGGGGAAACCGGATTAAAGGCTGGCAAAGGGTTTTATGATTGGGAGACAAAAGATGATAGAAATGATGTTAAAAATAAAGATGAGCAATTAATTGAGTTGATTCAGACAATCGGACAAAACAAGGAAACAGGGGGGCCTTTAGGATGA
- a CDS encoding short-chain fatty acid transporter, producing MKRATNLFTNLVNKYLPDPFVIAIGLTIVSIILAMTVQGAGFIETTAYWGDGFWDLLSFTMQMTVILLTGYVLAKTPAVDKTIDKSISKIRKPSTAIVTATLFGGIGSLFNWGFGLVIGGIVAQKLAIQVKGVHYPLIIAAGYSGFALYGSGVSGTIPVTIATPGHFLEEQMGTIPMSETIFSLPMILMTLAILITLPILNAKLHPKKKEEIIEIDPKIVEEVTDAAKESASAEEQTFANRMNHSYVFGISIGVLGLIYIVTHFIQGGSLDLNTVNFIMLFLGILLMGTPARYLSAVSDGIKTVAGIVLQYPFYAGIMAILVGSGLITTFAHWFASFSTGATLPFWSLISAFLVNILAPSGGGQWAVQGPVMIQAAEELGASLNQTAMAVMLGDAWNNMVQPFWILPVLAISKLPLKAVMGYMVVIMLWLGVVFGASFLLWGFLG from the coding sequence ATGAAAAGAGCGACAAACCTTTTTACAAATTTGGTAAATAAGTATTTACCTGACCCGTTTGTTATAGCCATTGGACTGACCATTGTATCGATCATCTTAGCCATGACTGTGCAAGGGGCTGGTTTTATAGAGACAACCGCTTATTGGGGTGATGGTTTTTGGGATCTATTATCCTTCACCATGCAAATGACGGTGATTTTGCTTACAGGGTATGTATTAGCCAAAACACCGGCGGTTGATAAGACCATTGATAAGTCGATTTCCAAGATCAGAAAACCATCCACAGCGATCGTGACAGCTACTTTGTTTGGAGGCATTGGAAGTCTATTTAACTGGGGATTTGGGTTAGTCATCGGTGGTATTGTGGCACAAAAGTTGGCCATACAGGTCAAAGGCGTCCACTATCCATTAATTATTGCAGCTGGATATAGTGGGTTTGCCCTTTATGGTTCGGGAGTGTCTGGAACAATCCCCGTAACCATTGCAACTCCTGGTCATTTCCTTGAAGAACAGATGGGAACCATTCCGATGAGTGAAACGATTTTTTCTTTGCCAATGATTCTTATGACCTTAGCCATATTAATTACACTACCTATATTAAATGCTAAGCTTCATCCTAAGAAAAAAGAAGAGATTATCGAAATTGATCCTAAGATTGTGGAAGAGGTTACAGATGCCGCAAAGGAGTCCGCGAGTGCGGAAGAGCAGACATTTGCTAATCGTATGAATCATAGTTATGTATTTGGTATTAGTATTGGTGTTTTAGGCCTTATCTATATTGTGACCCATTTTATTCAAGGGGGTTCATTGGATCTAAATACAGTGAACTTTATCATGTTATTTCTTGGCATTTTATTAATGGGGACGCCTGCACGATACTTAAGTGCTGTATCGGATGGCATTAAAACCGTAGCAGGTATTGTCTTACAATATCCATTTTATGCAGGGATTATGGCTATTTTAGTTGGATCCGGATTAATTACGACGTTTGCTCATTGGTTTGCAAGCTTTTCCACGGGGGCCACTTTACCATTTTGGAGCTTAATTAGTGCATTCCTTGTCAATATATTAGCACCTTCGGGTGGAGGCCAATGGGCTGTTCAGGGTCCGGTTATGATTCAGGCAGCTGAGGAGCTGGGCGCTTCACTTAATCAAACGGCAATGGCTGTTATGCTTGGGGACGCTTGGAATAATATGGTCCAACCATTCTGGATCTTGCCTGTATTGGCTATATCAAAATTACCTTTAAAAGCTGTCATGGGCTATATGGTCGTCATTATGCTATGGCTTGGGGTTGTCTTCGGCGCCTCCTTCCTGCTTTGGGGCTTTCTCGGGTAG
- a CDS encoding zinc-dependent alcohol dehydrogenase produces the protein MQAVVKSNDQPYELSVTDLPKPNIKDREVLVKVNRVGICGSDLHMYAGHEGYDWISYPLVLGHEITGTVIETSNQALQDRRVVINPYVPCGECNYCLRGEGNRCDHNAFFTNKKAPKSLQYGFRQHGGMAEFIAVPEENVVPISDKVSDNVAAVAEAIAVGLTAVEKTAVTGKSVVIFGPGPIGLGVASLLVGMQADNIVMVGVPGDEMRLEKAKELGVHHTVITSETIVDDLLNINHGYDGVIDCSGHHSVPRNAVKVLKKGGDLVLVGISTNTFSIEMDQIVRGEIQIKGSYGITGATFRRTLDYAADEAFPFDKLVSEDYDIASVKQAFDGALNKAAGKIVLKISE, from the coding sequence ATGCAAGCCGTTGTTAAGTCTAATGACCAACCTTATGAACTGTCGGTAACGGATTTACCAAAACCGAACATTAAAGATAGGGAAGTTTTAGTTAAAGTGAATCGTGTCGGGATCTGCGGTAGTGATTTGCATATGTATGCGGGCCATGAAGGGTATGACTGGATATCCTATCCGCTCGTATTGGGGCATGAGATAACCGGCACTGTAATAGAGACGAGTAATCAAGCTTTGCAGGACCGACGTGTTGTCATCAATCCATATGTTCCTTGCGGGGAATGTAACTATTGTCTTCGTGGTGAAGGTAATCGTTGTGATCATAATGCTTTCTTTACAAACAAGAAAGCGCCGAAATCATTGCAATATGGTTTTAGGCAACATGGTGGGATGGCAGAATTCATTGCTGTTCCTGAAGAAAATGTTGTTCCAATCTCTGATAAGGTTTCGGATAATGTTGCAGCCGTAGCAGAAGCGATAGCTGTTGGACTTACAGCAGTGGAGAAGACAGCGGTCACCGGGAAATCTGTTGTCATATTCGGCCCCGGACCCATTGGATTAGGTGTAGCGAGTCTATTAGTCGGGATGCAGGCTGACAATATCGTTATGGTAGGCGTTCCAGGCGATGAAATGAGACTGGAAAAGGCAAAGGAATTAGGCGTCCATCATACCGTGATAACCTCTGAAACCATCGTTGATGATTTATTAAATATAAATCATGGATATGATGGGGTCATCGATTGTTCCGGACATCATTCGGTGCCGAGAAATGCCGTTAAGGTTTTAAAAAAAGGCGGTGATCTTGTATTGGTGGGTATTTCCACTAACACATTTTCAATAGAAATGGATCAAATCGTTCGCGGAGAGATACAAATTAAGGGCAGTTATGGAATCACCGGGGCAACATTTAGACGAACGCTGGACTATGCGGCAGATGAGGCTTTTCCTTTTGACAAACTTGTTTCCGAAGATTATGACATTGCAAGTGTTAAACAGGCTTTTGATGGGGCATTAAATAAAGCGGCAGGCAAAATTGTATTAAAAATTAGTGAGTAG
- a CDS encoding cyclase family protein: protein MNVIDLTLELYDGLQSFASHPPVQIKEHSTFENSKDRYILPCKGFESRMLAFSDHSGTHIDAPVHFIEGGESASEMALEKTMGAGLLLDVSDFKGPDEAVTSEMLDQAEARQGVHVQEGDILLIRTRKGTWGDEGFFSEKAFARSAGAWITGKKVKTVGLDLPNIDVNDNMKREVHLEVLGKNIYIVENLVNLEKLPKQERFQFNATPLKMKNATASPVRAIAFVEEK from the coding sequence ATGAATGTTATTGATCTGACGTTGGAACTTTATGATGGGCTTCAGTCATTTGCGAGTCATCCGCCTGTTCAAATCAAAGAACACTCTACTTTTGAAAATTCTAAAGATCGTTATATTCTCCCTTGTAAGGGGTTTGAGTCCCGGATGTTAGCATTTTCAGATCACAGCGGTACCCATATTGATGCACCCGTTCACTTTATTGAAGGTGGAGAATCTGCAAGTGAAATGGCATTGGAGAAAACGATGGGTGCTGGCCTTTTACTGGATGTTTCTGATTTTAAGGGTCCGGATGAGGCGGTTACGAGCGAGATGCTGGATCAGGCAGAAGCAAGGCAAGGTGTACATGTCCAGGAAGGTGATATCCTCCTCATACGTACACGAAAAGGCACATGGGGTGATGAAGGATTTTTTAGTGAAAAAGCCTTTGCGAGAAGCGCCGGAGCATGGATCACGGGTAAGAAGGTCAAGACAGTAGGTTTGGATCTGCCGAATATTGATGTGAATGACAATATGAAACGGGAAGTTCATTTAGAGGTCCTTGGCAAAAACATTTATATTGTTGAAAACTTAGTCAACCTTGAGAAATTGCCAAAGCAGGAACGCTTTCAATTCAATGCGACACCATTAAAAATGAAAAATGCGACAGCTTCCCCGGTCAGAGCGATTGCATTTGTGGAAGAGAAGTAA
- a CDS encoding carboxymuconolactone decarboxylase family protein, whose translation MDILNDFKDNYGKVPEWVRKMNDYQPKALEYYANLQSEIMKDGAISTKDKELLLVGMNAARRYEKGMMDHTKRAIQLGATIPELVEILTPCILSRGIPAWFEGIKAIQYAKETGNNLSSEPTEYDRVLDFQDVNEALAYFKDEAGGVKADWVDIMEKDASEVLRHYGNLRTSILKDGVVPRKMKELVLVGINVAERYEKGIALHVKSAKKLGATDQEIAEVTLTGVLTAGIPAWFEGSEYLE comes from the coding sequence TTGGATATCTTGAATGATTTTAAAGACAATTATGGAAAAGTGCCGGAATGGGTTCGGAAAATGAATGATTATCAACCGAAGGCACTTGAGTATTACGCCAATCTCCAAAGTGAAATTATGAAAGACGGAGCCATTTCTACGAAAGATAAAGAGTTACTGCTTGTCGGCATGAATGCCGCAAGAAGATATGAAAAAGGGATGATGGATCATACGAAAAGAGCCATCCAATTGGGCGCCACAATCCCTGAATTGGTTGAGATCCTTACCCCATGTATTTTATCAAGGGGTATCCCGGCTTGGTTTGAAGGCATCAAAGCCATTCAATATGCCAAGGAAACAGGTAACAACCTATCATCTGAACCAACGGAATATGATAGGGTATTGGATTTTCAAGATGTGAATGAGGCGCTTGCTTATTTTAAAGACGAAGCAGGCGGTGTTAAAGCAGATTGGGTCGACATCATGGAGAAAGACGCTTCAGAGGTATTACGGCATTATGGGAATCTGAGGACGTCAATTTTAAAAGATGGGGTCGTCCCGAGAAAGATGAAAGAATTGGTACTGGTTGGCATTAATGTCGCTGAACGATACGAAAAGGGCATCGCATTACACGTTAAGTCTGCTAAGAAATTAGGCGCAACCGATCAAGAGATTGCTGAAGTGACACTGACAGGAGTGCTGACAGCCGGTATCCCCGCATGGTTTGAGGGTAGTGAATATCTAGAATAA